Proteins from a genomic interval of Rhodococcoides fascians A25f:
- the idi gene encoding isopentenyl-diphosphate Delta-isomerase, translated as MDRSPAQHVVLLDDEGRAVGTQDKTTVHTLQTPLHLAFSSYVVGSDGAVLLTRRASSKTTWPGVLTNTCCGHPAPGEDLADAVLRRIGEELGLRARSAELVLPHFRYRAVMDNGIVENEICPVYRVRVDESATLDPDPLEVEETRWVSWSEFSAGVLDGTVDVSPWCRTQVEQLTILADDPLGWPVAADDLLPPAARRHRPPTSPGL; from the coding sequence ATGGATCGATCACCGGCGCAGCACGTGGTGCTGCTCGACGACGAAGGCCGCGCCGTCGGCACACAGGACAAGACGACCGTGCACACGCTGCAGACGCCGCTGCATCTGGCGTTCTCCAGCTATGTGGTCGGATCGGACGGGGCGGTACTGCTCACGCGGCGAGCGTCGAGCAAGACGACCTGGCCCGGCGTGCTGACCAACACGTGTTGTGGTCACCCAGCCCCCGGCGAAGACCTCGCCGATGCGGTGCTGCGCCGGATCGGCGAAGAGTTGGGGCTCCGCGCACGCTCGGCCGAACTGGTTCTCCCGCACTTTCGATACCGGGCCGTCATGGACAACGGCATCGTGGAGAACGAGATCTGTCCCGTGTACCGCGTGCGGGTGGACGAGAGCGCGACGCTCGACCCCGACCCACTCGAGGTGGAGGAGACCCGGTGGGTGTCGTGGTCGGAATTCTCTGCCGGCGTGCTCGACGGAACCGTCGACGTATCACCCTGGTGTCGAACACAGGTGGAACAATTGACGATTCTTGCCGACGACCCGCTCGGCTGGCCGGTTGCCGCCGACGACCTGCTTCCGCCCGCCGCCCGCCGACATCGCCCGCCGACATCGCCGGGCCTCTAG
- a CDS encoding DUF881 domain-containing protein, whose product MERSAARVRRNPVPSLLTSLLTDHLDPGYAGAAAERTAQHTRKPRVPAALWLLTGAVVVGLIFGVALSQLASGAAEVDSAGADASAAVRAAQGRSADLESTRDELAEQVSTERDRALQSDAAGSALLDRLSAVESAAGIDTVSGPGLSVVVTEPTGASGSSARTGSGAAVLDRDIAAIVNSLWASGAEAVSVDGVRVGPNVTIRQAGGAMLLDNRPIDSPYDIQAIGPPQRIQVQFVVSDAYLRMSTVAQLYGVGFSVRPADDLELGPAAVRESFEAEEAGPR is encoded by the coding sequence GTGGAACGGTCAGCGGCTCGGGTCAGGAGGAATCCTGTCCCGTCGCTGCTGACCTCGTTGCTGACCGACCACCTCGATCCGGGATACGCAGGCGCGGCAGCCGAACGCACAGCGCAACACACACGTAAGCCGCGAGTACCTGCTGCCCTGTGGTTGCTGACCGGTGCCGTCGTGGTGGGTCTGATCTTCGGTGTCGCTCTCTCCCAGTTGGCATCCGGTGCTGCCGAGGTCGATAGCGCAGGTGCCGATGCGTCGGCAGCCGTCCGAGCTGCCCAGGGCCGAAGCGCCGACCTGGAATCGACGAGAGACGAACTGGCCGAGCAGGTGTCGACCGAACGCGATCGAGCCCTGCAGTCCGACGCCGCGGGCAGCGCGCTGCTGGACCGATTGAGTGCCGTCGAATCCGCGGCGGGTATCGACACGGTCTCGGGTCCGGGACTGTCAGTGGTCGTCACGGAGCCGACAGGTGCGAGCGGTTCGTCGGCTCGCACGGGTTCGGGCGCTGCGGTGCTCGATCGAGATATCGCCGCAATTGTCAACTCGCTGTGGGCCAGCGGTGCCGAGGCGGTGTCCGTGGACGGCGTTCGAGTCGGCCCGAACGTGACCATCAGGCAGGCCGGAGGGGCCATGTTGCTGGACAACCGCCCGATCGACTCGCCGTATGACATTCAGGCGATCGGACCCCCGCAACGTATCCAAGTCCAATTCGTCGTCAGCGACGCGTATCTCCGAATGAGCACTGTTGCGCAGTTGTACGGCGTCGGGTTCTCGGTGCGCCCTGCCGATGATCTCGAACTCGGTCCAGCCGCTGTGAGAGAGTCGTTCGAGGCAGAGGAGGCAGGCCCACGATGA
- a CDS encoding CDP-alcohol phosphatidyltransferase family protein, which produces MTDNRELEVSDRIATVPNLLSAIRLAGVPLFLYLLLGPEADGWALVILLVSGGTDWLDGKLARMLGQASKLGAVLDPLVDRLYVVSTLVAFVLRGIIPWWVAAILIGRDAVLGLTMFVYRRRSLPPPDVIYLGKAATFVVMIALPVLLVSAGTSSVADAAGPLGYALLIWGTALYTWTGLLYLGKAIAVARAVDPTVAGT; this is translated from the coding sequence GTGACGGACAACCGTGAGCTCGAGGTATCCGATCGCATTGCGACCGTTCCGAACCTGCTCAGCGCCATCCGGCTCGCCGGCGTTCCGCTGTTCCTGTATCTCCTGCTCGGCCCGGAAGCTGACGGGTGGGCACTGGTCATTCTGCTCGTCAGCGGCGGAACCGACTGGCTGGACGGCAAACTCGCTCGCATGCTCGGCCAGGCATCGAAGTTGGGTGCCGTACTCGATCCGTTGGTCGACCGGCTCTACGTCGTCAGTACCCTCGTCGCCTTCGTTCTGCGCGGCATCATTCCGTGGTGGGTGGCAGCGATACTGATCGGGCGAGATGCCGTGCTCGGATTGACGATGTTCGTCTACCGACGTCGATCTCTACCTCCTCCGGACGTCATCTACCTCGGGAAGGCCGCTACCTTCGTCGTCATGATCGCGCTACCGGTGCTGCTGGTCTCCGCAGGCACCAGTTCGGTAGCCGACGCGGCAGGGCCACTCGGGTACGCCCTGCTCATCTGGGGCACCGCGCTGTACACCTGGACCGGTCTGCTGTATCTCGGTAAGGCCATCGCGGTCGCCAGGGCAGTCGATCCGACCGTGGCCGGCACCTGA
- a CDS encoding NUDIX hydrolase, which yields MSDDTSAESAEDLLDRHSVARELARFTHRTAEADGLRAAAVAVALGGAPGDRRMLLTKRPSRLRAHPGQYALPGGGVDPGESAMQACLRELHEELGISAGSADVLGRLDDYVTRSGYVITPFVVWVGDYSSTLRPNEDEVSEVFEVTVDELDVDAQFVSIPESSRPVIRWPYRTGAIHAPTGAIVHQFREVAMHGRHTRVADFEQPVFAWR from the coding sequence GTGAGTGACGATACTTCCGCAGAGTCGGCCGAGGACCTGCTCGATCGGCATTCCGTTGCGCGCGAACTCGCACGTTTCACCCACCGCACCGCCGAAGCCGACGGCCTGCGCGCCGCTGCGGTGGCCGTCGCTCTCGGCGGAGCGCCGGGGGACCGGCGCATGCTTCTGACGAAGCGGCCGAGTCGATTGCGCGCGCACCCGGGCCAGTACGCCCTGCCGGGCGGCGGCGTGGATCCAGGTGAATCCGCCATGCAGGCGTGCTTACGGGAATTGCACGAGGAGCTGGGCATCAGTGCTGGGTCGGCCGACGTGCTCGGCAGGTTGGACGACTACGTCACCCGATCCGGCTACGTCATCACCCCGTTCGTCGTGTGGGTGGGTGACTACTCGTCCACGTTGCGTCCCAACGAGGACGAGGTATCCGAGGTGTTCGAGGTGACCGTCGACGAACTCGACGTCGATGCGCAGTTCGTATCGATTCCCGAATCGTCCCGCCCGGTGATTCGATGGCCGTACCGAACCGGAGCCATCCATGCTCCGACCGGCGCGATCGTCCATCAATTTCGCGAGGTGGCGATGCACGGTCGACACACCAGAGTCGCGGACTTCGAGCAGCCCGTGTTCGCGTGGCGCTAA